In Pseudomonas sp. GCEP-101, one DNA window encodes the following:
- a CDS encoding D-2-hydroxyacid dehydrogenase, with product MRLLVLDREHSLYAALLMAAEPRLTVISGSDPDKLLEAAAECPVWLGEPTLAAQLLRQGVHPVWIQSSWAGITPLLADDLPKDYALTRAVGIFGQVMTEYLLTYMLAHERQFLGRLASQVGVQWDDRAPGSLSGRHVLIVGTGEIGQAVAHMLAPFGVELVGVAKNPRTLVPFGRMGGLDDLPRLAETADYVINLLPDTPETADIYNLALFQRMKPTALFLNAGRGTSVVDEDLVAALEANQLAGAVIDVCRQEPLPASHPFWHTPRLLLTGHTAAPTLPSLLIDLFRDNLTRFWAGQAMRGEVDFARGY from the coding sequence ATGCGCCTGCTCGTACTCGATCGTGAACATTCCCTGTATGCCGCCCTGCTGATGGCGGCCGAACCCCGTCTGACGGTGATCTCCGGCAGCGATCCGGACAAGCTGCTGGAAGCGGCCGCGGAGTGCCCCGTGTGGCTCGGCGAGCCGACCCTCGCCGCGCAACTGCTGCGCCAGGGCGTGCACCCGGTGTGGATCCAGTCCAGCTGGGCCGGCATCACCCCGCTGCTGGCGGACGACCTGCCCAAGGACTATGCCCTGACCCGCGCCGTCGGCATCTTCGGCCAGGTCATGACCGAATACCTGCTCACCTACATGCTCGCCCACGAGCGGCAGTTCCTCGGCCGGCTCGCCAGCCAGGTCGGCGTGCAGTGGGACGACCGCGCACCGGGCAGCCTGAGTGGTCGGCATGTCCTCATCGTCGGCACCGGCGAGATCGGCCAGGCGGTGGCGCATATGCTGGCGCCCTTTGGCGTGGAGCTCGTCGGCGTGGCGAAGAACCCGCGCACCCTGGTGCCCTTCGGCCGCATGGGTGGGCTGGATGACCTGCCGCGCCTGGCCGAGACGGCCGACTACGTGATCAATCTGCTGCCTGATACCCCGGAAACTGCCGATATCTACAACCTCGCGCTGTTCCAGCGGATGAAGCCCACCGCGCTGTTCCTCAACGCCGGGCGTGGCACGTCGGTGGTGGATGAGGACCTGGTCGCCGCGCTGGAAGCCAACCAGCTGGCCGGCGCGGTGATCGACGTCTGCCGCCAGGAGCCGCTGCCGGCTTCGCACCCGTTCTGGCATACGCCGCGCCTGCTGCTCACCGGGCACACCGCCGCGCCGACGCTGCCGAGCCTGCTGATCGACCTGTTCCGCGACAACCTCACGCGCTTCTGGGCGGGGCAGGCCATGCGCGGCGAAGTGGATTTCGCCCGCGGCTACTGA
- a CDS encoding sulfurtransferase: protein MTHARLLTPEQLAARLDDPNLVLLDCRFALEDPAYGARSYQENHIPGAHFADLNRDLSSSVIPGVTGRHPLPDPQHLQEHLRAWGLNADSEVVLYDDGPGAFAARAWWLLLWLGKREGVYLLDGGLTAWRNAGLRLTTAESPLRPGDFTGEPDNSLLISANELAAKLGDAGLPLIDARGLPRFRGEIEPIDPVAGHIPGAQCAAFTDNLGSDGRFLRPEHLHQRFAALLRGRPAEDLVAYCGSGVTACHNLFALSLAGYPLGRLYAGSWSEWITDARRPVAKGD from the coding sequence ATGACCCACGCCCGCCTGCTCACCCCCGAGCAACTGGCCGCCCGCCTCGATGACCCGAACCTGGTTCTGCTCGACTGCCGCTTCGCCCTCGAAGATCCGGCCTATGGCGCGCGCAGTTACCAGGAAAACCATATCCCCGGCGCGCATTTCGCCGACCTCAACCGCGACCTTTCCTCGTCCGTCATCCCCGGCGTCACCGGCCGCCACCCGCTGCCCGATCCGCAGCATCTGCAGGAACACCTGCGCGCCTGGGGGCTCAACGCCGACAGCGAAGTGGTGCTGTACGACGACGGCCCCGGCGCCTTCGCCGCCCGCGCCTGGTGGCTGCTGCTGTGGCTGGGCAAGCGCGAGGGCGTCTACCTGCTCGATGGCGGCCTGACCGCCTGGCGCAACGCCGGCCTGCGCCTGACCACCGCCGAATCGCCACTGCGCCCCGGCGATTTCACCGGCGAGCCGGACAACAGCCTGCTGATCAGCGCCAACGAACTGGCCGCGAAACTGGGCGACGCCGGGCTCCCGCTGATCGACGCCCGCGGCCTGCCGCGCTTTCGTGGCGAGATCGAACCCATCGACCCGGTCGCCGGGCACATCCCTGGCGCCCAGTGCGCAGCCTTCACCGACAACCTCGGCAGCGACGGCCGCTTCCTGCGCCCGGAACACCTGCACCAGCGCTTTGCCGCCCTGCTGCGCGGCCGCCCCGCCGAGGACCTGGTGGCCTACTGCGGCTCCGGCGTCACCGCCTGCCACAACCTGTTCGCCCTGAGCCTGGCCGGTTACCCGCTGGGCCGCCTGTATGCCGGCTCCTGGAGCGAATGGATCACCGACGCCCGGCGTCCGGTGGCCAAGGGCGACTGA
- a CDS encoding glutaredoxin family protein translates to MSNAIYYHAGCPVCVEAERALLPLLNREVEVVHLGEQAPRVAEAEAAGVKSVPALLIDGQVLHLNFGAALADLK, encoded by the coding sequence ATGAGCAACGCCATTTACTACCATGCCGGCTGCCCCGTCTGTGTCGAAGCCGAGCGCGCCCTGCTGCCACTGTTGAACCGAGAAGTGGAGGTGGTGCACCTGGGCGAGCAGGCGCCGCGCGTCGCCGAAGCCGAGGCGGCGGGTGTGAAATCGGTGCCCGCCCTGTTGATCGACGGGCAGGTGCTGCACCTGAACTTCGGCGCCGCCCTGGCGGACCTGAAATAG
- the mazG gene encoding nucleoside triphosphate pyrophosphohydrolase, with protein sequence MHKLDDLLYLMARLRDPQHGCPWDLKQSYATIVPYTLEEAYEVADAIERGDLDHLREELGDLLFQVVYYAQLAREEGRFEFDAVVDGITSKLIRRHPHVFPDGDLYGESDPAKLAEAAVKQRWEELKAEERAAKAAEPVQLSLLDDVPNALPALSRAAKLQKRASQVGFDWADALPVVDKVREELDEVLEAMAGGDTEAQAEEVGDLLFVVVNLARKLKVDPETALRAANVKFERRFRYIETALRDQGRTLEDSNLEEMDELWAAAKRDEKNPLSCG encoded by the coding sequence ATGCATAAGCTCGACGACCTGCTTTACCTCATGGCCCGGCTGCGCGACCCGCAGCACGGTTGCCCGTGGGACCTGAAGCAGAGCTACGCGACCATCGTCCCGTACACCCTCGAGGAAGCCTACGAGGTGGCCGATGCCATCGAGCGCGGCGACCTCGACCACCTGCGCGAGGAGCTGGGCGACCTGCTCTTCCAGGTCGTCTACTACGCGCAGCTGGCGCGGGAAGAGGGACGTTTCGAGTTCGATGCGGTGGTCGATGGCATCACCAGCAAGCTGATTCGCCGCCATCCGCATGTGTTTCCCGACGGCGACCTGTACGGCGAGTCGGACCCGGCGAAGCTGGCGGAAGCGGCGGTCAAGCAGCGCTGGGAAGAGCTGAAGGCCGAGGAGCGCGCCGCCAAGGCCGCCGAGCCGGTGCAGCTGTCCCTGCTGGACGACGTACCCAACGCCCTGCCGGCCTTGAGCCGCGCCGCCAAGCTGCAGAAGCGTGCGTCCCAGGTCGGCTTCGACTGGGCCGACGCGCTGCCGGTGGTGGACAAGGTGCGTGAAGAGCTGGACGAAGTGCTCGAAGCCATGGCTGGCGGCGACACCGAGGCCCAGGCCGAGGAGGTGGGCGACCTGCTGTTCGTGGTGGTCAACCTGGCGCGCAAGCTCAAGGTCGACCCGGAAACCGCCCTGCGCGCCGCCAACGTCAAGTTCGAACGGCGCTTCCGCTACATCGAAACGGCCTTGCGCGACCAGGGGCGCACCCTGGAAGACAGCAACCTGGAAGAGATGGACGAACTGTGGGCCGCTGCCAAACGCGACGAGAAGAACCCGCTCAGCTGTGGATAA
- a CDS encoding SMP-30/gluconolactonase/LRE family protein: MKKLLGLVVLLVVALAVYLALTPSPIDPLAWTPPKAPAMTGVLEPNDTLMKAELLAQGQIVGPEDTAVDSQGRVFAGLDDGRIVRIGAEGKAETFAQTGGRPLGLAFDKSGNLIVADAWKGLLEINPQGKIRVLTDSADGIPFAFTDDLDIASDGRIYFSDASSRFHQPDYILDLLEARPHGRLLRYDPATGKTETLLKDLYFANGVALSQHEDFVLVNETYRYRITRYWLTGDKAGQHDVFVDNLPGLPDNLAGDRSGTFWVALPSPRKADADVIQQMPWLKRQLTKLPRAVLPKPVPYGLVIQVNEHGEIVRSLHDTSGQHLRMVTSAKPVNGVLYLGSLENDRIGRLNIR; encoded by the coding sequence ATGAAAAAACTCCTCGGACTGGTCGTCCTGCTGGTCGTAGCCCTCGCGGTCTACCTGGCGCTCACGCCCAGCCCCATCGACCCGCTGGCCTGGACGCCGCCCAAGGCGCCGGCGATGACCGGCGTACTGGAACCCAACGACACGCTGATGAAGGCCGAACTGCTCGCCCAGGGCCAGATCGTCGGCCCCGAAGACACCGCCGTGGACAGCCAGGGCCGCGTGTTCGCCGGGCTGGATGACGGGCGCATCGTGCGCATCGGCGCCGAGGGCAAGGCCGAAACCTTCGCCCAGACCGGCGGCCGCCCGCTGGGGCTGGCGTTCGACAAGAGCGGTAATCTCATCGTCGCCGACGCCTGGAAGGGGCTGCTGGAGATCAACCCGCAAGGCAAGATTCGCGTGCTGACCGATTCGGCTGACGGAATCCCCTTCGCCTTCACCGATGACCTGGACATTGCCAGCGACGGCCGCATCTATTTCAGCGACGCTTCCAGCCGTTTCCACCAGCCGGACTACATCCTCGATCTGCTCGAGGCCCGTCCCCATGGCCGCCTGCTGCGTTACGACCCGGCCACCGGCAAGACCGAGACGCTGCTCAAGGATTTGTATTTCGCCAATGGCGTGGCGCTGTCGCAGCACGAGGACTTCGTGCTGGTCAACGAGACCTACCGCTACCGCATCACCCGCTACTGGCTCACCGGCGACAAGGCCGGGCAACATGACGTGTTCGTCGACAACCTGCCGGGCCTGCCGGACAACCTCGCCGGCGATCGCAGCGGTACGTTCTGGGTCGCCCTGCCCTCACCGCGCAAGGCGGATGCCGATGTGATCCAGCAGATGCCCTGGCTGAAGCGCCAGCTCACCAAGCTGCCGCGCGCCGTGCTGCCCAAGCCGGTGCCCTACGGGCTGGTGATCCAGGTGAACGAGCACGGCGAGATCGTGCGCAGCCTGCACGACACCAGCGGCCAGCACCTGCGCATGGTGACGTCGGCCAAGCCGGTGAACGGCGTGCTGTACCTGGGCAGTCTGGAGAACGACCGCATCGGCCGGCTAAACATCCGCTGA
- a CDS encoding outer membrane protein transport protein produces the protein MKTTWLKTTLALTISAASAQVLANGIAINEQSASGAGTAYAGRASSALDASTIYGNPAGISKLKRTEVSGGLAVVSAKDDISDAHSTATGSNKGDSVPVAAVPFGYFATPLDDKVSVGLGVYVPYGIINDYESGFQGRSHGSYSKVQVITVQPTISYKFNDVVAVGFGPTINRIDGKLENYLATGALNGALGGNGDDTKISIKGDDTAAGFNVGVLVTPTESTSIGATYHSKVKYELKGHTTVSNSPAGLFDSRMDASLDITLPESLDLSITQKLDDRWTVYGGTTWTRWSRLKSIEVQNTGAPLAAFDTIGEDLSWHDTWSAAIGTSYQLDQQWVLRTGFAYDPSPTTNEHRNVRIPVGDRKIFTLGAGYSPNADMTFDFAYAYLWESTAGVNQPDGERLAGVNLQPAYSAKYDNSAHGLTAQMTYRF, from the coding sequence ATGAAAACAACATGGCTCAAGACTACCCTCGCACTGACCATCAGCGCTGCCTCCGCTCAGGTGCTTGCCAACGGCATCGCCATCAACGAGCAGAGCGCCAGCGGCGCCGGTACCGCCTACGCGGGCCGCGCTTCTTCGGCATTGGACGCCAGCACCATCTACGGCAACCCTGCCGGCATTTCCAAGCTCAAGCGAACTGAAGTCAGCGGCGGTCTGGCCGTGGTCTCCGCCAAGGATGACATCAGCGACGCCCACAGCACTGCCACGGGCTCCAACAAGGGCGACTCCGTCCCGGTAGCCGCCGTTCCGTTCGGCTACTTCGCCACCCCGCTGGACGACAAGGTCAGCGTCGGCCTGGGCGTGTACGTGCCCTACGGCATCATCAACGACTACGAAAGTGGCTTCCAGGGCCGTTCCCACGGTTCCTACAGCAAGGTCCAGGTGATCACCGTCCAGCCGACCATCAGCTACAAGTTCAACGACGTGGTGGCTGTCGGCTTCGGTCCGACCATCAACCGCATCGACGGCAAGCTGGAAAACTACCTGGCCACCGGCGCGCTGAACGGCGCCCTGGGCGGCAACGGCGACGACACCAAGATCAGCATCAAGGGCGACGACACTGCCGCCGGCTTCAACGTCGGCGTGCTGGTCACCCCGACCGAGAGCACCTCCATCGGCGCCACCTACCACTCCAAGGTGAAGTACGAGCTCAAGGGCCACACCACCGTGTCCAACTCGCCGGCCGGCCTGTTCGACTCGCGCATGGATGCCAGCCTGGACATCACCCTGCCGGAGTCGCTGGACCTCTCCATCACCCAGAAGCTGGATGACCGCTGGACCGTCTACGGTGGCACCACCTGGACGCGCTGGAGCCGCTTGAAGAGCATTGAAGTGCAGAACACCGGCGCCCCGCTGGCCGCCTTCGACACCATCGGCGAAGACCTGAGCTGGCATGACACCTGGTCCGCCGCCATCGGTACTTCCTACCAGCTGGACCAGCAGTGGGTCCTGCGTACCGGCTTCGCCTACGATCCGTCGCCGACCACCAACGAGCACCGCAACGTGCGCATCCCGGTGGGCGATCGCAAGATCTTCACCCTGGGCGCCGGCTACTCGCCCAACGCCGACATGACCTTCGACTTCGCCTACGCCTACCTGTGGGAGTCCACTGCCGGCGTCAACCAGCCTGACGGCGAGCGTCTGGCCGGTGTCAACCTGCAGCCGGCCTACAGCGCCAAGTACGACAACAGCGCCCATGGCCTGACCGCGCAGATGACCTATCGCTTCTGA
- a CDS encoding DUF2058 domain-containing protein codes for MSMSLRDQLLKAGLVNEKQAKQAGKQKQKQQRLEHKNQVAKDDSQRQAALQAQAEKQARDAELNRQQQEKAEKKAKAAQIKQLIEGTRLPKLESDDYYNFVDNKKVKRIAVNDLIRDKLSRGSLAIVSYDGRYEIVPRDAALRIQERDERRIVLLSEPSGEPDEDDPYKDYVVPDDLMW; via the coding sequence ATGAGCATGTCATTGCGTGATCAGTTGCTGAAAGCCGGGCTGGTCAACGAGAAGCAGGCCAAGCAGGCCGGCAAGCAGAAGCAGAAACAGCAGCGCCTGGAGCACAAGAACCAGGTGGCCAAGGATGACAGCCAGCGCCAGGCGGCCCTGCAGGCCCAGGCCGAGAAGCAGGCCCGCGACGCCGAGCTGAACCGCCAGCAGCAGGAGAAGGCCGAGAAGAAGGCCAAGGCCGCGCAGATCAAGCAACTGATCGAAGGCACGCGCCTGCCGAAGCTGGAGTCGGACGATTACTACAACTTCGTCGACAACAAGAAGGTCAAGCGCATCGCGGTCAACGACCTGATCCGCGACAAGCTCAGCCGCGGCAGCCTGGCCATCGTCAGCTACGACGGCCGCTACGAGATCGTTCCGCGCGATGCCGCGCTGCGCATCCAGGAGCGTGACGAGCGCCGTATCGTGCTGCTCAGCGAACCCAGCGGCGAGCCGGACGAGGACGATCCGTACAAGGATTACGTGGTGCCCGACGACCTCATGTGGTGA
- the rnd gene encoding ribonuclease D codes for MFVTVLDIQWIRDDATLERKCQDWKELPYLALDTEFMRVDTFYPAAGLVQVGDGSGVWLIDPLLIRDWSPFAAVLESPLVVKVFHACGEDLEVFQRLTGSLPQPLFDTQLAAAYLGMPHSMGYSRLVLEILGLDLPKDETRSDWLQRPLTDMQVRYAAEDVQHLAEVYVKLAPRLSDEKLQWLLADGTDLTLNQNRVSDPQEAYLDVKLAWKLDRQQLAVLRELCVWREEQARLRNKPRNHILREHTLWPLARFQPSDKVALARIDDMHPRTVRQDGDTLIALIAHAAKLPESAWPQTLPEPLPREVTPVLKKLREVGQKQAERLEMAPELMLRKKILEALLKTGWPNGPYHLPDSLQGWRRELMGQALLDSLAAPTAE; via the coding sequence ATGTTCGTGACCGTCCTCGACATACAGTGGATTCGCGACGATGCCACCCTGGAGCGCAAGTGCCAGGATTGGAAAGAACTGCCGTACCTCGCGCTCGATACCGAGTTCATGCGTGTCGATACCTTCTATCCGGCCGCCGGGCTGGTGCAGGTGGGCGACGGCAGTGGCGTGTGGCTGATCGACCCGCTGCTGATCCGCGACTGGTCGCCGTTCGCCGCGGTGCTGGAATCGCCGCTGGTGGTGAAGGTGTTCCACGCCTGCGGCGAGGACCTGGAAGTCTTCCAGCGCCTGACCGGCAGCCTGCCGCAGCCGCTGTTCGACACCCAGCTGGCCGCCGCCTACCTGGGCATGCCGCATTCCATGGGGTACTCCCGGCTGGTGCTGGAAATCCTCGGCCTCGACCTGCCCAAGGACGAAACCCGCTCCGACTGGCTGCAGCGCCCGCTGACCGACATGCAGGTGCGCTACGCCGCCGAGGACGTGCAGCACCTGGCCGAGGTCTACGTGAAGCTAGCACCGCGCCTGAGCGACGAGAAGCTGCAGTGGCTGCTGGCCGACGGCACCGACCTGACCCTTAACCAGAACCGCGTCAGCGACCCGCAGGAGGCCTACCTCGACGTCAAGCTGGCGTGGAAGCTGGACCGCCAGCAACTGGCCGTGCTGCGGGAGTTGTGCGTCTGGCGCGAGGAACAGGCGCGCCTGCGCAACAAGCCGCGCAACCACATTCTGCGCGAGCACACCCTGTGGCCGCTGGCGCGCTTCCAGCCCAGCGACAAGGTCGCCCTGGCCCGCATCGATGACATGCACCCGCGCACCGTGCGCCAGGACGGCGATACCCTGATCGCGCTGATCGCCCACGCGGCGAAACTGCCCGAGTCCGCCTGGCCGCAGACCCTGCCCGAGCCGCTGCCGCGCGAAGTCACGCCGGTGCTGAAGAAGCTGCGCGAAGTCGGCCAGAAGCAGGCCGAGCGCCTGGAAATGGCGCCCGAACTGATGTTGCGCAAGAAGATTCTCGAAGCCCTGCTCAAGACCGGCTGGCCCAACGGCCCCTACCACCTGCCCGATTCGCTGCAAGGCTGGCGCCGCGAGCTGATGGGGCAGGCCCTGCTGGACAGCCTGGCTGCCCCCACTGCCGAATAA
- a CDS encoding lysophospholipid acyltransferase family protein — protein MHNQQSVPRKAGPLRVALVGLATVLITLGYSVRVLALGAVGRLRRSKVDGFTRDWSGSLLRLTGARLSRHGEVPDFGDGRRYMILCTHSSFYDIPAIFVTLPGSIRMLAKRELFAVPVWGAAMRAAEFPSIDRHNRHQAMADLAKAREMMESGIVLWAAPEGTRSRDGKLQPFKKGCFRLAQQTDAIIVPVAIRGIQQLLPAGGLKLNIGTPVEVHVGAPIDSTAFTERGIDALMSEVRQRMQELLEPSAAPAPAPALKEQAPA, from the coding sequence ATGCACAACCAGCAATCGGTGCCGCGCAAGGCCGGCCCGCTGCGCGTCGCCCTGGTGGGCCTGGCGACCGTTCTGATCACCCTGGGCTACAGCGTGCGGGTCCTCGCGCTGGGCGCTGTCGGCCGACTGCGCCGCAGCAAGGTCGACGGCTTCACCCGCGACTGGTCCGGCAGCCTGCTGCGCCTGACCGGCGCGCGCCTGAGCCGTCATGGCGAGGTGCCCGACTTCGGCGATGGCCGCCGCTACATGATCCTGTGCACCCATTCGAGCTTCTACGACATCCCGGCGATCTTCGTGACCCTGCCCGGTTCGATCCGCATGCTGGCCAAGCGCGAGTTGTTCGCCGTGCCGGTGTGGGGCGCGGCGATGCGCGCGGCGGAGTTTCCCTCCATCGACCGGCACAACCGCCACCAGGCTATGGCCGACCTGGCTAAGGCGCGCGAGATGATGGAAAGCGGCATCGTGCTGTGGGCGGCGCCCGAGGGCACGCGCTCGCGGGATGGCAAGCTGCAGCCGTTCAAGAAGGGCTGCTTCCGCCTGGCCCAGCAGACCGACGCGATCATCGTGCCGGTGGCGATCCGCGGCATCCAGCAGCTGCTGCCGGCCGGGGGCCTGAAGCTGAACATCGGCACGCCGGTGGAAGTGCATGTCGGCGCGCCGATCGACTCCACCGCATTCACCGAGCGGGGCATCGATGCGCTGATGAGCGAGGTACGCCAGCGCATGCAGGAACTGCTGGAGCCCTCCGCCGCGCCCGCGCCGGCACCCGCCCTGAAGGAGCAGGCGCCGGCCTGA
- a CDS encoding aspartyl/asparaginyl beta-hydroxylase domain-containing protein yields MLKLIVLAILAIFLVAILYVHLRGKVRLPFLRQVVNHSAWFAPYNSLMYLNSSVPSKPYLDRERFPELDTLRDNWQTIREEAEKLFDEGYIRDALNNNEAGFGSFFKKGWTRFYLTWYDGPLPSAQQLCPKTVELVSSIPNVKGAMFTRLPPRSHLNKHRDPYGGSLRYHLGLATPNSDECRIFVDGQPYAWRDGEDVMFDETFVHWVKNETDESRLILFCDIERPLKSPLLTRINRRVSAFLGRATAPQNVEGERVGGINQAYSVLIRFGNAIGSKVKVFKRAYPKAYRIGRPILAVALLVVILRWLFG; encoded by the coding sequence ATGCTGAAGCTCATCGTTCTCGCGATACTGGCCATCTTCCTCGTCGCCATCCTCTACGTGCACCTGCGCGGCAAGGTGCGGCTCCCCTTCCTGCGGCAGGTGGTGAACCACTCCGCCTGGTTCGCGCCCTACAACTCGCTGATGTACCTGAACTCCAGCGTGCCGTCCAAGCCCTACCTGGACCGCGAGCGCTTCCCTGAACTCGACACGCTGCGCGACAACTGGCAGACGATCCGCGAGGAAGCCGAGAAGCTGTTCGACGAGGGCTACATCCGCGACGCCCTGAACAACAACGAGGCCGGTTTCGGCTCGTTCTTCAAGAAGGGCTGGACGCGCTTCTACCTCACCTGGTACGACGGCCCCCTGCCCTCCGCGCAGCAGCTGTGCCCCAAGACCGTGGAACTGGTCAGCAGCATCCCCAACGTCAAGGGCGCGATGTTCACCCGCCTGCCGCCGCGCAGCCACCTGAACAAGCACCGCGACCCCTACGGCGGCTCGCTGCGCTATCACCTGGGCCTGGCGACGCCGAACTCCGACGAATGCCGCATCTTCGTCGACGGCCAGCCCTACGCCTGGCGCGATGGCGAGGACGTGATGTTCGACGAGACCTTCGTCCACTGGGTGAAGAACGAGACGGACGAGTCGCGCCTGATTCTCTTCTGCGACATCGAACGCCCGCTCAAGTCGCCGCTGCTGACCCGCATCAACCGCCGCGTCAGCGCCTTCCTCGGGCGTGCCACCGCGCCGCAGAACGTCGAAGGCGAGCGCGTGGGCGGGATCAACCAGGCCTATTCGGTGTTGATCCGCTTCGGCAATGCCATCGGCAGCAAGGTGAAGGTGTTCAAACGTGCCTATCCCAAGGCCTACCGCATCGGCCGGCCGATCCTCGCGGTGGCGCTGCTGGTGGTGATCCTGCGCTGGTTGTTCGGCTGA
- a CDS encoding MarR family winged helix-turn-helix transcriptional regulator, whose product MTDTTLYDYLERIASLMRAWAREQPLMADLQPIQLSALNYLARCNRYSNTPLGVTDFLGLTKGTVSQSLKALEAKGLIEKRPDVQDRRSVHLELTEEGRELIDALVPPAFLRKAEEALGERSAALVDLLRELLATVQRQENVPGFGLCRTCRFHQQLDDGALCRLTGERLESGDGELICREHAEPEPEPVT is encoded by the coding sequence ATGACCGATACAACCCTGTACGACTATCTCGAACGCATCGCCAGCCTGATGCGCGCCTGGGCGCGCGAGCAGCCGCTGATGGCCGATCTGCAGCCGATCCAGCTGAGCGCGCTGAACTACCTGGCACGCTGCAACCGCTATTCGAATACGCCGCTGGGGGTGACGGATTTCCTCGGGCTGACCAAGGGCACGGTGTCGCAGTCGCTCAAGGCGCTGGAGGCCAAGGGGTTGATCGAGAAGCGCCCGGACGTCCAGGACCGCCGCAGCGTGCATTTGGAGCTGACCGAGGAGGGCAGGGAGCTGATCGATGCCCTGGTGCCGCCGGCCTTCCTGCGCAAGGCCGAGGAGGCATTGGGGGAGCGCAGCGCGGCGTTGGTCGATCTGTTGCGGGAGTTACTGGCGACGGTGCAGCGCCAGGAGAACGTGCCGGGTTTTGGCTTGTGCCGGACCTGCCGGTTTCACCAGCAACTGGACGACGGGGCGCTTTGCAGGTTGACCGGCGAGCGCCTGGAAAGCGGCGACGGTGAGCTGATCTGCCGTGAGCATGCCGAGCCGGAGCCGGAGCCGGTGACCTGA
- a CDS encoding YcgL domain-containing protein, which yields MKRICSIYKSPRKNEMYLYVDKREALSRVPEALLAAFGAPQHTFDLVLSPERQLAREDINVVLENIEKQGFHLQMPPAEEEYIQHLPEELLRRNDPV from the coding sequence ATGAAACGCATCTGCTCCATCTACAAGAGTCCGCGCAAGAACGAGATGTACCTGTACGTCGACAAGCGCGAAGCCCTGAGCCGCGTGCCCGAGGCGCTGCTCGCCGCGTTCGGCGCGCCGCAACACACCTTCGACCTGGTGCTGAGCCCGGAACGCCAGCTGGCCCGCGAGGACATCAACGTGGTGCTGGAGAACATCGAGAAGCAGGGTTTCCACCTGCAGATGCCGCCGGCGGAAGAGGAGTACATCCAGCACCTGCCCGAGGAATTGCTGCGGCGCAACGACCCGGTCTGA
- a CDS encoding Rho-binding antiterminator — protein MNDYQPLHCDLHDYLEIACLHRYWLRIELRDGLAFDAQAFTTHTRRRPDGALEETLEVRVDDASRELRLDRLHAITPLSAPALFGRVVLNAAG, from the coding sequence ATGAACGATTACCAGCCGCTGCACTGCGATCTGCACGACTACCTGGAGATCGCCTGTCTGCACCGCTACTGGCTGCGTATCGAGTTGCGTGACGGCCTGGCGTTCGACGCCCAGGCCTTCACCACCCACACGCGACGACGCCCGGATGGCGCGCTGGAGGAAACGCTGGAGGTGCGGGTCGACGACGCCAGCCGGGAGCTCCGGCTGGACCGTCTGCACGCCATCACGCCACTGTCGGCGCCGGCGCTGTTCGGCAGGGTGGTACTGAATGCGGCCGGCTGA
- a CDS encoding tetratricopeptide repeat protein — translation MPSRIRQTLLASLLLGLCSTLTAHATELEATPCAIQDEWSDLYGEDLVKAAKAGHASAQYTLGLEYDSGSDEYDQDYEKAAYWYEKAAQQGHACAQYNLGNAYDNGDGVEQDSAKAVYWYQKAVDQGDKDAQFNLAIMYENGTGVTRSYKKAFALYLLSAQQGDVDAEFEVAESYAKGRGVAKNPAQARAWYQKAADQGHEEAAEKLAAMPELAPSI, via the coding sequence ATGCCCTCGCGCATCCGCCAAACCCTGCTCGCCAGCCTGCTGCTGGGCCTGTGCAGCACCCTCACCGCCCACGCGACCGAACTGGAAGCGACCCCCTGCGCCATCCAGGACGAGTGGTCCGACCTCTATGGCGAAGACCTGGTGAAGGCCGCCAAGGCCGGCCACGCCAGCGCCCAGTACACGCTCGGCCTGGAATACGACTCGGGCAGCGACGAGTACGACCAGGACTACGAGAAAGCCGCCTACTGGTACGAGAAGGCCGCCCAGCAGGGCCACGCCTGCGCCCAGTACAACCTCGGCAATGCCTACGACAACGGCGACGGCGTCGAGCAGGACTCGGCCAAGGCGGTGTACTGGTACCAGAAGGCAGTCGATCAGGGCGACAAGGACGCGCAGTTCAACCTGGCGATCATGTACGAGAACGGCACCGGCGTGACCCGCAGCTACAAGAAGGCCTTCGCCCTGTACCTGCTGTCGGCCCAGCAGGGCGATGTGGACGCCGAGTTCGAAGTCGCCGAGAGCTACGCCAAGGGCCGCGGCGTGGCGAAGAACCCGGCGCAAGCCCGGGCGTGGTACCAGAAGGCCGCTGACCAGGGCCACGAGGAAGCCGCGGAAAAGCTCGCTGCGATGCCGGAGTTAGCCCCAAGCATCTAA